One part of the Anopheles merus strain MAF chromosome 3L, AmerM5.1, whole genome shotgun sequence genome encodes these proteins:
- the LOC121599933 gene encoding uncharacterized protein LOC121599933, translating into MKTFVAIAVVALIAGTFALTIDQKKKAEGYAAECVKTTGVPPETAAKLKGGDFAGADDKTKCFAKCFLEKAGFMTDKGEIDEKTVIEKLSVDHDRAKVEGLVKKCNHKEANPCETAFKAYQCIYAAKGAVVYNIQHPSQPQSKLFPTTSTPRMKFLVFACVLSAICLDALVDGAAAPPPDLEDVSKIANGEAFALECLIESGLKLDSLAALSAQELDTNGSKIKCLVKCFFEKTGFMNKDGQLQEETITEQLSKFMPRERIESLVKNCNFQEADACETAYKVTECYFQNKAGLF; encoded by the exons ATGAAGACCTTCGTCGCCATTGCCGTTGTTGCCCTGATCGCTGGCACTTTC GCCCTCACGATTGACCAGAAAAAGAAGGCCGAAGGATACGCGGCCGAGTGCGTCAAGACGACCGGTGTCCCGCCGGAGACGGCGGCCAAGCTGAAGGGGGGCGATTTCGCCGGCGCTGACGACAAGACCAAGTGCTTCGCCAAGTGCTTCCTCGAGAAGGCCGGCTTCATGACGGACAAGGGCGAAATTGATGAGAAGACCGTCATTGAGAAGCTGTCGGTTGACCACGACCGGGCAAAGGTGGAGGGACTGGTGAAGAAGTGCAACCACAAGGAGGCCAACCCGTGCGAGACGGCCTTCAAGGCGTACCAGTGCATCTACGCCGCTAAGGGTGCTGTCGTCT ATAACATCCAACATCCATCTCAACCACAAAGTAAACTTTTTCCCACCACTTCAACCCC TAGAATGAAGTTCTTAGTGTTTGCCTGTGTGTTAAGTGCGATCTGCTTGGATGCACTCGtcgatggagcagcagca CCTCCACCGGATCTGGAAGATGTGAGCAAAATTGCCAACGGCGAAGCATTTGCGCTGGAATGCTTGATCGAGAGTGGACTCAAGCTGGACTCGCTGGCTGCCCTCTCGGCACAGGAGCTGGACACGAATGGCAGCAAGATTAAG TGCTTGGTGAAATGTTTCTTCGAGAAAACGGGCTTCATGAACAAGGACGGCCAGCTGCAGGAGGAAACCATCACCGAGCAGCTGTCCAAGTTTATGCCCCGCGAGCGCATTGAATCGCTCGTCAAAAACTGCAACTTTCAGGAGGCGGACGCTTGCGAGACGGCATACAAAGTGACCGAGTGCTACTTCCAGAACAAAGCCGGACTGTTTTAA
- the LOC121599482 gene encoding general odorant-binding protein 56d-like, with product MKTIACLVLASAFIACAVATISEEQREAARQLAGKCMQQTGASEDDVNRLRSGDTEGADRNTRCFVQCFFQGAGFVDQDGSVQTDELTQKLASEYGQEKADELVARCRNNDGPDACERSFRLLQCYMENRASLMF from the exons ATGAAAACCATCGCCTGTCTAGTGTTGGCCAGCGCCTTCATTGCCTGTGCCGTG GCCACGATCTCGGAGGAGCAGCGAGAGGCCGCCCGGCAGCTGGCGGGCAAGTGTATGCAGCAGACGGGCGCGTCCGAGGATGACGTGAACCGGCTGCGCTCGGGTGACACCGAGGGTGCCGATCGCAACACGCGCTGCTTCGTGCAGTGCTTCTTCCAGGGCGCCGGGTTCGTCGATCAGGACGGCAGTGTGCAGACGGACGAGCTGACCCAGAAGCTGGCCAGCGAGTACGGGCAGGAGAAGGCCGACGAGCTGGTGGCGCGCTGTCGCAACAACGACGGCCCGGATGCCTGCGAACGGTCGTTCCGGCTACTGCAGTGCTACATGGAGAACCGTGCATCGCTGATGTTCTAA
- the LOC121599483 gene encoding general odorant-binding protein 56d-like, with protein sequence MGRLDLLCLLAIVLLVHSCHGQDILGSYFRCRNEFEIEPSVFESLRAGNFSVRNSLVECFGECFVKRAGFMNDNFTFNRDTIMRFTNRFVSKEISEKVYSICTDNVTPTYCVTAFDVYQCIYENVYKSWDSRK encoded by the exons ATGGGCCGATTGGATCTGCTGTGTTTACTAGCGATCGTGTTGTTGGTGCATTCGTGC CATGGACAGGACATCTTGGGATCATACTTCAGGTGTCGCAATGAGTTCGAAATCGAACCGAGCGTGTTTGAATCGTTGCGTGCAGGGAACTTCTCCGTGAGGAACTCTCTCGTGGAG TGCTTTGGCGAGTGTTTTGTGAAGCGAGCCGGATTTATGAACGACAACTTCACTTTCAACCGGGACACGATCATGCGCTTCACGAATCGCTTCGTCTCGAAGGAGATCTCCGAGAAGGTGTACAGCATCTGCACCGATAACGTGACACCGACGTACTGCGTCACTGCGTTCGACGTGTACCAATGCATCTACGAGAATGTGTACAAGAGCTGGGACAGCCGAAAATAG
- the LOC121599242 gene encoding uncharacterized protein LOC121599242: MGAFESGLGLLGWVAFGTVLLLAGRGCHAQDFKGAIDHCTKDFEMDMDIVVSLKYGDFTERDPLIECFTECLMKKSGFMYDDYTYNKTLIIGFAGRYLEPEGAQAVYDNCIDRFGQTVCVTGFEMYQCIHETAVSEWVSSNF; this comes from the exons ATGGGAGCTTTCGAGAGCGGGTTGGGTCTGCTGGGTTGGGTAGCGTTCGGCACGGTTCTGCTGCTAGCTGGAAGAGGCTGT CATGCACAAGACTTCAAAGGCGCGATAGATCACTGCACGAAAGACTTCGAGATGGATATGGACATTGTGGTGTCGCTTAAGTACGGTGACTTTACTGAGCGGGATCCACTGATTGAG TGCTTTACCGAGTGTCTGATGAAGAAGTCAGGCTTCATGTACGACGACTACACCTACAACAAAACGCTGATTATTGGGTTCGCCGGTCGGTACCTAGAGCCGGAGGGG GCCCAGGCAGTGTACGATAACTGCATCGATCGGTTCGGCCAAACGGTGTGCGTGACGGGGTTCGAGATGTACCAGTGCATCCACGAAACGGCCGTTTCGGAGTGGGTCTCGAGCAACTTCTAG
- the LOC121599243 gene encoding general odorant-binding protein 56d-like: protein MKLLFATVLLAVCAAAQPLTDDQMKKAEGFALGCLEQHKGLNKEHLVLLRDGDFSKVDADTKCFLRCFLQQANFMDAAGKLQNDYAIERLSLNREKSKVEALVKKCSTGVEVEDSCETAFRAVECYHREKASLL from the exons ATGAAGCTACTGTTCGCTACCGTTCTGCTTGCTGTCTGCGCTGCAGCTCAG CCACTCACAGACGATCAGATGAAGAAGGCGGAAGGGTTCGCGCTCGGCTGTCTGGAGCAGCACAAGGGTCTCAACAAGGAGCATCTGGTGCTGCTGCGCGACGGTGACTTCTCGAAGGTGGACGCCGACACGAAGTGTTTCCTGCGCTGCTTCCTGCAGCAGGCCAACTTCATGGACGCGGCCGGCAAGCTCCAGAACGACTACGCCATCGAGCGGCTCTCGCTGAACCGCGAAAAGTCGAAGGTGGAGGCGCTGGTGAAGAAGTGCAGCACCGGCGTCGAGGTGGAGGACAGCTGCGAGACGGCATTCCGGGCTGTGGAGTGCTACCATCGCGAGAAGGCTTCGCTGCTGTGA